The following are encoded in a window of Kitasatospora fiedleri genomic DNA:
- a CDS encoding NUDIX hydrolase yields the protein MTTPQPLMPPAAFAATLPHHIASAGVLLADDRGRILMLRQARGYPGHPAWWQLPAGLADPGEAPPATARRELAEETGLQPGGPLRPLAVDYPTAADGWPPVIDFTFATDPLPAGCPDRLSHEHDAYAWRTVEQWLPHLQPLQQGWFRSTVAARRAGTVAILRDGRPMT from the coding sequence GTGACGACCCCCCAGCCGCTCATGCCGCCCGCCGCGTTCGCGGCTACGCTCCCGCACCACATCGCCTCCGCCGGCGTCCTCCTCGCCGACGACCGGGGCCGCATCCTGATGCTGCGCCAGGCCCGCGGCTACCCCGGGCACCCCGCCTGGTGGCAGCTGCCCGCCGGCCTTGCCGACCCGGGCGAGGCCCCGCCCGCCACTGCCCGGCGCGAACTCGCCGAGGAGACCGGCCTCCAGCCCGGCGGGCCGTTGCGCCCGCTCGCGGTCGACTACCCCACGGCAGCGGACGGGTGGCCGCCGGTCATCGACTTCACCTTCGCCACCGATCCCCTGCCCGCCGGCTGCCCGGACCGGCTCAGCCACGAGCACGACGCCTACGCCTGGCGCACCGTCGAGCAGTGGCTGCCGCACCTGCAGCCCCTGCAGCAGGGCTGGTTCCGGTCCACCGTCGCGGCCCGCCGGGCGGGCACCGTCGCCATCCTGCGCGACGGCCGGCCCATGACCTGA
- a CDS encoding NUDIX domain-containing protein, with product MTQHQAWREITSETAFTKYGRSVEKVAFELPDGSKNDFYLKCERPAAAVLALTPDRQVILARQFRPGPRRILHELPGGFVEPATDPAATAAAELLEETGYQGTVQPSPKSGTTPTPTSSATCSPPPTASRSPNPGPSTPSSSTRS from the coding sequence ATGACCCAGCACCAGGCGTGGCGCGAGATCACCAGCGAGACCGCCTTCACCAAGTACGGCAGGTCCGTCGAGAAGGTCGCCTTCGAGCTCCCCGACGGCAGCAAGAACGACTTCTACCTCAAGTGCGAGCGGCCCGCCGCAGCTGTCCTCGCCCTCACCCCCGACCGGCAGGTGATCCTCGCCCGCCAGTTCCGCCCCGGCCCCCGCCGGATCCTGCACGAACTGCCCGGCGGCTTCGTCGAACCGGCCACCGACCCGGCCGCCACCGCCGCCGCCGAACTCCTGGAGGAGACCGGCTACCAGGGCACCGTCCAGCCGTCACCGAAGTCTGGGACGACGCCTACTCCAACGTCATCCGCCACGTGTTCGCCGCCACCGACTGCGTCAAGGTCGCCGAACCCCGGCCCGAGCACACCGAGTTCATCGACACGATCCTGA
- a CDS encoding alpha/beta fold hydrolase — protein MDVRSRNHVTVTGPTGAPVVVLAHGFGCDQNMWRLVVPALERDFTVVLFDHVGSGNSQRSAWDPDRYGTLAGYADDVLEVCREVAPGPVTFVGHSVSAMMGVLAAARAPESFGGLVLLAPSPRFVDDPATGYRGGFSAADIDELLESLDANYLGWSGAVAPVIMGNPERPELAEELTNSFCRTDPEIARSFARVTFLSDHRADLAAVRVPTLVAQCSHDAIAPPEVGAFVHAQVPGSRLVTLNATGHCPQLAAPQETAAAIAAFAGAAR, from the coding sequence ATGGACGTGCGGAGCAGGAACCACGTGACGGTGACCGGCCCCACCGGCGCGCCCGTGGTGGTGCTGGCGCACGGCTTCGGGTGCGACCAGAACATGTGGCGCCTGGTGGTGCCGGCGCTGGAGCGGGACTTCACCGTGGTCCTCTTCGACCACGTGGGCTCGGGGAACTCGCAGCGGTCGGCCTGGGACCCGGACCGCTACGGGACGCTGGCCGGGTACGCCGACGACGTGCTGGAGGTGTGCCGGGAGGTGGCACCGGGGCCGGTCACCTTCGTGGGGCACTCGGTCAGCGCGATGATGGGCGTCCTGGCCGCCGCCCGCGCGCCGGAGTCGTTCGGCGGCCTGGTGCTGCTCGCCCCGTCCCCCCGCTTCGTCGACGACCCGGCCACGGGCTACCGGGGCGGGTTCAGCGCCGCCGACATCGACGAGCTGCTGGAGTCGCTGGACGCCAACTACCTCGGCTGGTCCGGCGCGGTGGCCCCGGTGATCATGGGCAACCCGGAACGGCCCGAGCTGGCCGAGGAGTTGACCAACAGCTTCTGCCGCACCGACCCGGAGATCGCGCGGTCCTTCGCCCGGGTCACGTTCCTCTCCGACCACCGCGCCGACCTCGCCGCGGTACGGGTGCCCACCCTGGTCGCCCAGTGCTCGCACGACGCGATCGCCCCGCCCGAGGTGGGCGCGTTCGTCCACGCGCAGGTGCCGGGCAGCCGGCTGGTCACGCTGAACGCGACCGGGCACTGCCCCCAACTGGCCGCCCCGCAGGAGACCGCCGCGGCGATCGCCGCCTTCGCCGGGGCCGCCCGGTGA
- a CDS encoding TetR/AcrR family transcriptional regulator — MSKAGVIGPFGTKEELHLAAVDEAVARFQEAVLAPLAGADPGTGRLVRAHDAWFASMAADGHAGCLLTAVAAEFDARPGPVRDRVRAALARWDAFVLGELDAALAAGELPLGTDPAQLLFELRGVALAADQGVQLWHDPQAPARARRAVRRLLTAP; from the coding sequence ATGAGCAAGGCCGGCGTGATCGGCCCGTTCGGCACCAAGGAGGAACTCCACCTGGCCGCCGTGGACGAGGCGGTGGCCCGCTTCCAGGAGGCGGTCCTCGCCCCGCTGGCCGGCGCGGACCCCGGCACCGGGCGGTTGGTCCGGGCCCACGACGCCTGGTTCGCCTCCATGGCGGCCGACGGGCACGCGGGCTGCCTGCTCACCGCCGTCGCCGCCGAGTTCGACGCCCGCCCCGGCCCGGTCCGCGACCGGGTCCGCGCGGCGCTCGCGCGCTGGGACGCCTTCGTCCTCGGCGAACTCGACGCGGCGCTCGCCGCCGGCGAACTGCCCCTCGGCACCGACCCGGCACAACTGCTCTTCGAACTGCGCGGCGTCGCCCTGGCCGCCGACCAGGGCGTCCAGCTCTGGCACGACCCGCAGGCCCCCGCCCGCGCCCGCCGCGCCGTCCGCCGCCTCCTCACCGCCCCCTGA
- a CDS encoding hydrophobic protein, protein MVPLLLVLLLALILFGAGFALKALWWVAIIVLVVWVVGFVARGTNAGGSRGRWYRW, encoded by the coding sequence ATGGTTCCCCTTCTTCTGGTTCTGCTGCTGGCGCTGATCCTGTTTGGCGCCGGGTTCGCGCTCAAGGCCCTGTGGTGGGTGGCGATCATCGTGCTGGTGGTGTGGGTGGTGGGCTTCGTCGCCCGCGGCACCAACGCCGGTGGCAGCCGCGGCCGCTGGTACCGCTGGTAG
- a CDS encoding phytanoyl-CoA dioxygenase family protein yields the protein MSLTELEIRHFREAGYLRLPDLGLPAPLIEETAALIRERSARGAHKVYGLYQAAPGTVHQLVAHPGLTGPLTALLGPNVVYVLNRHNQVSTGAGGRHDDPRLHRDILQPTRGLLTAVIYLEDATVETGCTWVVPGSHRAPYVGVPQPDGGGTWLDEHKVLLSLADQAVPVPVPAGGALLFDGCLFHTNGVNSSAGTRTAAVLGYARPTNWTTTPTTTARSSSPATTPTAATTDQPPGISPARGPPGRRVGGRGDGHNSCCQPLADGPTSRTRSGRRWTGRPRARSAPPRRGRAPRLHSPWCCRRGQRGRLGLGHYAVETG from the coding sequence TTGTCCCTCACCGAACTCGAGATCCGGCACTTCCGCGAGGCCGGGTATCTGCGCCTGCCCGACCTCGGCCTGCCCGCACCCCTCATCGAGGAGACCGCCGCCCTGATACGCGAGCGCAGCGCCCGCGGCGCCCACAAGGTCTACGGCCTGTACCAGGCCGCGCCCGGCACCGTGCACCAGCTCGTCGCCCACCCGGGCCTGACCGGGCCGCTGACCGCCCTGCTCGGCCCGAACGTGGTCTACGTCCTCAACCGGCACAACCAGGTCTCCACCGGAGCCGGGGGTCGTCACGACGATCCCCGGCTGCACCGGGACATCCTCCAGCCCACCCGCGGCCTGCTCACCGCCGTCATCTACCTGGAGGACGCCACCGTGGAGACCGGCTGCACGTGGGTGGTGCCCGGCTCGCACCGGGCGCCGTACGTCGGCGTGCCGCAGCCGGACGGCGGCGGCACCTGGCTGGACGAGCACAAGGTGCTGCTGTCGCTCGCCGACCAGGCCGTCCCGGTGCCCGTGCCCGCCGGCGGCGCCCTGCTGTTCGACGGCTGCCTGTTCCACACCAACGGGGTGAACAGCAGCGCCGGCACCCGCACCGCCGCGGTGCTCGGCTACGCGCGGCCGACGAACTGGACCACCACCCCGACCACAACCGCCAGATCGTCGTCGCCGGCCACCACACCTACCGCGGCAACGACCGATCAGCCGCCTGGGATCTCGCCGGCTCGAGGCCCTCCGGGCCGGCGAGTTGGCGGCCGGGGCGACGGCCACAACAGCTGCTGTCAGCCTCTGGCTGACGGCCCGACGAGTCGAACCCGCTCAGGTCGGCGCTGGACAGGCAGACCACGAGCACGAAGTGCGCCACCGCGGCGAGGGCGGGCACCCCGTCTCCACTCGCCCTGGTGCTGCCGCCGCGGCCAACGAGGTCGTCTTGGCCTGGGTCACTACGCGGTGGAGACCGGTTGA
- a CDS encoding CsbD family protein encodes MSTGDKIGNMADKAKGKAKEAAGKVAGNERLESEGKVDQARGDLKQAGEHVKDAFKD; translated from the coding sequence ATGAGCACGGGCGACAAGATCGGGAACATGGCCGACAAGGCCAAGGGCAAGGCCAAGGAAGCCGCCGGCAAGGTGGCCGGCAATGAGCGCCTGGAGTCCGAGGGCAAGGTCGACCAGGCCAGGGGCGACCTCAAGCAGGCCGGCGAGCACGTCAAGGACGCCTTCAAGGACTGA
- a CDS encoding CBS domain-containing protein, which produces MTIALERPTTATTVGDLMNHPELQISDDVMVDTAMDILHSSGADHLLVRDEEGRCAGLLTRLHLAPFQARSWYTERTPVRDVVHDRAPFATADMAADTAAAAMRSRGLDAWPVVDHDGHAVGLLSL; this is translated from the coding sequence ATGACCATCGCCCTCGAACGCCCCACGACCGCCACCACGGTCGGCGATCTCATGAACCACCCGGAACTGCAGATCAGCGACGACGTCATGGTCGACACCGCGATGGACATCCTGCACAGCTCCGGCGCCGACCACCTCCTGGTCCGCGACGAGGAGGGCCGCTGCGCCGGGCTGCTGACCCGCCTGCACCTCGCGCCGTTCCAGGCCCGCTCCTGGTACACCGAGCGCACCCCGGTGCGCGACGTCGTCCACGACCGCGCGCCGTTCGCCACCGCCGACATGGCCGCCGACACCGCGGCCGCCGCGATGCGCTCCCGGGGCCTGGACGCCTGGCCGGTGGTGGACCACGACGGTCACGCCGTCGGGCTGCTCAGCCTCTGA
- a CDS encoding DUF4328 domain-containing protein translates to MVCPQVYQRGRGWTIGAWFIPFANLYLPWRVTADIWNASGPPTGTVCRSPSAPAWSTPGGPPGWSACSWAASRCRQPRPRPSSSPPWPPFLAILVVRGLTAMQERHAEPRALPLPRSSGCRPNTPDPARRAPPPRRRTRPLSAPAS, encoded by the coding sequence GTGGTCTGCCCCCAGGTCTACCAGCGCGGGCGCGGCTGGACGATCGGCGCCTGGTTCATCCCCTTCGCCAACCTCTACCTGCCCTGGCGCGTGACCGCCGACATCTGGAACGCGAGCGGCCCACCGACCGGCACGGTGTGCCGCAGCCCTTCCGCACCGGCGTGGTCAACGCCTGGTGGGCCGCCTGGGTGGTCAGCCTGCTCCTGGGCCGCCTCAAGGTGTCGGCAGCCGCGACCGCGTCCGAGTTCGTCACCGCCGTGGCCGCCGTTTCTCGCGATCCTGGTGGTGCGCGGCCTGACCGCCATGCAGGAGCGGCACGCCGAGCCGCGCGCGCTGCCGCTCCCACGTTCTTCTGGGTGCCGGCCGAACACGCCTGACCCAGCCCGCCGTGCACCTCCGCCGCGGCGTCGCACACGACCGCTGTCGGCGCCGGCGTCTTGA
- a CDS encoding GlsB/YeaQ/YmgE family stress response membrane protein, whose amino-acid sequence MSIIAWILIGLIAGAIAKALMPGKDPGGIIITMLIGIAGGLLGGWLGKVIFGVDSIDGFFDLSTWVAAIVGSVILLIVYRMVTGNKHHHSHA is encoded by the coding sequence ATGAGCATCATCGCCTGGATACTGATCGGTCTGATCGCCGGTGCCATCGCGAAGGCCCTGATGCCGGGCAAGGACCCGGGCGGCATCATCATCACGATGCTGATCGGCATCGCGGGCGGCCTGCTCGGCGGCTGGCTCGGCAAGGTCATCTTCGGCGTCGACTCCATCGACGGCTTCTTCGACCTCTCCACCTGGGTCGCCGCCATCGTCGGCTCGGTCATCCTGCTGATCGTCTACCGCATGGTCACCGGCAACAAGCACCACCACAGCCACGCCTGA
- a CDS encoding zinc finger domain-containing protein: MAGVVMMESRAATERRRVERAAAIQTEIEQVPCGMKSCGAGEGEACRTTTGRLADQPHRGRLAETTARVDARLGWHGYNPARVDVDA; the protein is encoded by the coding sequence ATGGCCGGCGTGGTGATGATGGAGTCCCGGGCCGCGACGGAGCGTCGCCGCGTCGAGCGGGCCGCCGCGATCCAGACGGAGATCGAGCAGGTGCCCTGCGGTATGAAGTCCTGCGGTGCCGGCGAAGGCGAGGCATGCCGCACCACCACCGGCCGCCTGGCCGACCAGCCGCACCGCGGCCGGCTCGCCGAAACCACCGCCCGCGTCGATGCCCGGCTCGGCTGGCACGGCTACAACCCGGCGAGGGTGGACGTCGATGCCTGA
- a CDS encoding VanZ family protein, with protein MAARIVDASGRRPQSGYAGTGEQVTGRERDAVPPDRAEPRTAGRAVGDAEAAAAVGCESAGRRRWIAVAARWLVLVAALLASVAFAAALARITLVPEPGAVGHVHDNLRPGNSLRHYLWHATVPDALRQVGGNVLLGAPFGLLLPVLWPKARGLFRILLATAALMLLVEVVQGALLTGRAFDVDDIILNTGGAVLGYLLLGRRLVRVVRRGRTPHAAARQQAEHPADPHGQQVPPGTAPDLTRAN; from the coding sequence GTGGCAGCAAGGATCGTCGATGCGAGTGGGAGGCGACCGCAGAGCGGGTACGCGGGGACGGGCGAGCAGGTGACCGGCCGGGAGCGTGACGCGGTGCCGCCGGATAGGGCGGAGCCCCGCACGGCGGGCCGGGCCGTCGGGGACGCTGAGGCCGCGGCTGCGGTCGGCTGCGAGTCGGCCGGGAGGCGGCGGTGGATCGCGGTCGCCGCCCGATGGCTCGTCCTGGTCGCCGCCCTCCTGGCGTCGGTGGCCTTCGCGGCCGCGCTGGCCCGGATCACCCTGGTACCCGAGCCCGGCGCGGTCGGCCACGTCCACGACAACCTGCGGCCCGGCAACTCGCTGCGCCACTACCTGTGGCACGCCACCGTGCCGGACGCCCTGCGGCAGGTGGGCGGGAACGTCCTGCTCGGCGCGCCGTTCGGACTGCTGCTGCCGGTGCTCTGGCCCAAGGCCCGCGGCCTGTTCCGGATTCTGCTGGCCACCGCGGCGCTGATGCTGCTGGTCGAGGTGGTCCAGGGCGCACTCCTCACCGGCCGGGCCTTCGACGTCGACGACATCATCCTCAACACCGGCGGCGCCGTCCTCGGCTACCTCCTCCTGGGACGCCGACTCGTCCGGGTGGTGCGACGGGGCCGAACACCGCACGCCGCCGCCCGGCAGCAAGCGGAACACCCAGCCGACCCCCACGGGCAACAGGTCCCGCCGGGCACCGCCCCCGACCTGACGCGGGCCAACTGA
- a CDS encoding DUF6283 family protein, whose translation MTASTTAHSTARAPARVSAEHLRALTGRGERSVLIADRRRQLRVTTPGQAADACLAGTARLLATRGDLLDADLRHSPAAGRLVGPAAEAPTSTPPSRALREHRPARPGPAEHRPQIPYGGDGERDRQVRARLAELTKGTGTSVEEVLRQPALQGDTALPATVEGAARVVRRRPGDEQWEVESRTSGGRIAAQPRPCSGEKVCPWRLDAPTGQFPAAVYEQLCPGNRTAGPRGAFGCHSSGPARTLLCAGWLLAGADGNLAVLAMMDSGALPRLELPADVALYPSYELVTRSW comes from the coding sequence ATGACCGCCAGCACCACCGCACACAGCACCGCCCGGGCCCCGGCACGGGTGAGCGCCGAGCACCTGCGCGCACTCACCGGGCGGGGAGAGCGCTCCGTGCTGATCGCCGACCGCCGCAGGCAGCTCAGGGTCACCACCCCCGGCCAGGCCGCGGACGCCTGCCTGGCCGGCACGGCGCGGCTGCTGGCCACCCGGGGCGACCTGCTGGACGCGGACCTGCGGCATTCCCCGGCGGCCGGACGCCTGGTCGGCCCCGCCGCCGAGGCCCCCACCTCAACGCCGCCGAGCAGGGCGCTTCGTGAGCACCGCCCGGCCCGGCCCGGCCCGGCAGAGCACCGCCCGCAGATCCCCTACGGCGGCGACGGCGAACGCGACCGCCAGGTACGCGCCCGGCTGGCCGAACTCACCAAGGGAACGGGCACCTCGGTGGAGGAGGTCCTGCGCCAGCCCGCCCTCCAGGGCGACACGGCACTCCCGGCAACAGTGGAGGGCGCCGCGCGCGTGGTGCGCCGGCGGCCCGGCGACGAGCAGTGGGAAGTGGAGAGCCGGACCAGCGGCGGCCGGATCGCCGCCCAGCCGCGGCCCTGCTCCGGCGAGAAGGTCTGCCCCTGGCGCCTGGACGCGCCCACCGGCCAGTTCCCGGCCGCGGTCTACGAGCAACTCTGCCCCGGCAACCGCACCGCCGGCCCCCGTGGCGCGTTCGGCTGCCACTCCAGCGGGCCGGCGCGGACGCTGCTGTGCGCGGGCTGGCTGCTGGCCGGAGCCGACGGCAACCTGGCGGTCCTCGCGATGATGGACTCCGGCGCCCTGCCCCGGCTTGAACTCCCGGCCGACGTCGCGCTGTACCCCTCCTACGAACTCGTAACACGATCTTGGTGA
- a CDS encoding cold-shock protein has product MTNGTVKWFNAEKGFGFIEQEGGGPDVFAHYSNINANGFRELLEGQKVEFDVTQGQKGPQAENIRPL; this is encoded by the coding sequence ATGACTAATGGCACCGTGAAGTGGTTCAACGCGGAAAAGGGCTTCGGCTTCATCGAGCAGGAGGGCGGCGGTCCTGACGTGTTCGCCCACTACTCGAACATCAACGCCAACGGCTTCCGCGAGCTGCTCGAGGGCCAGAAGGTCGAGTTCGACGTCACGCAGGGCCAGAAGGGCCCGCAGGCCGAGAACATCCGTCCGCTGTAG
- a CDS encoding DEAD/DEAH box helicase, translated as MNRSSRSPYAQQNAGSRSGSSHGGRQAGSGRRPAGRGGRQSASPQGEFAMPVSTTPALPPVESFDQLDLPKALLSVLTRQGVTAPFPIQGATLPNALAGRDVLGRGRTGSGKTLAFGLAVLARTAGRQAEPRSPLALVLVPTRELAQQVTEALTPYAHAVRLRLATVVGGMSIGRQAQALNRGAEIVVATPGRLADLIRRGDCRLDAVEATVLDEADQMADMGFLPQVTWLLDQVAEGGQTLLFSATLDRNVDRLVRQFLKDPVTHAVDPSAGAVSTMEHHVLHVRNADKDATIAHIAARDGGVIMFIDTRHGADRLVRSLLASGVKAAALHGGKSQPQRTRTLEQFRSGQVTALIATDVAARGIHVDGLDLVVNLDPPADHKDYLHRGGRTARAGESGTVVTLVLPNQRREMARMMTTAAITPVTTEVSAGDEELSRITGARVPTGIPTVIAAPVVERPRRGPAAGRSRRARRNRRAGETRTAVGGGTRGSADRRPARQVDLAA; from the coding sequence ATGAATCGCTCCAGTCGCTCCCCGTACGCCCAGCAGAACGCCGGCTCCCGCTCCGGCTCCTCGCACGGCGGCCGGCAGGCCGGCTCCGGTCGGCGCCCCGCCGGCCGCGGTGGCCGTCAAAGTGCTTCGCCGCAGGGCGAGTTCGCGATGCCGGTGAGCACCACCCCGGCGCTGCCGCCCGTCGAGTCCTTCGACCAGCTGGACCTACCGAAGGCCCTGCTGTCGGTGCTGACCCGCCAGGGCGTCACGGCGCCGTTCCCGATCCAGGGCGCGACGCTGCCGAACGCGCTGGCCGGCCGTGACGTGCTGGGCCGGGGCCGGACCGGCTCCGGCAAGACGCTGGCCTTCGGCCTGGCCGTGCTGGCCCGCACCGCCGGGCGGCAGGCCGAGCCGCGCAGCCCGCTGGCCCTGGTCCTGGTCCCGACCCGCGAGCTGGCCCAGCAGGTCACCGAGGCGCTCACCCCGTACGCCCACGCGGTGCGGCTGCGGCTGGCCACCGTGGTCGGCGGGATGTCGATCGGCCGCCAGGCACAGGCGCTGAACCGCGGCGCGGAGATCGTGGTGGCCACGCCCGGCCGGCTCGCCGACCTGATCCGGCGCGGCGACTGCCGGCTGGACGCGGTCGAGGCCACCGTGCTGGACGAGGCCGACCAGATGGCCGACATGGGCTTCCTGCCCCAGGTCACCTGGCTGCTCGACCAGGTCGCCGAGGGCGGCCAGACCCTGCTGTTCTCCGCCACCCTGGACCGCAACGTCGACCGCCTGGTGCGGCAGTTCCTCAAGGACCCGGTCACCCACGCGGTGGACCCCTCGGCGGGGGCGGTCAGCACCATGGAGCACCACGTGCTGCACGTCCGGAACGCCGACAAGGACGCCACGATCGCGCACATCGCCGCCCGCGACGGCGGCGTGATCATGTTCATCGACACCCGGCACGGCGCCGACCGCCTGGTGCGCAGCCTGTTGGCGAGCGGCGTCAAGGCCGCGGCGCTGCACGGCGGCAAGTCCCAGCCGCAGCGCACCCGGACCCTGGAGCAGTTCCGGTCCGGGCAGGTCACGGCGTTGATCGCGACCGACGTCGCCGCCCGCGGCATCCACGTCGACGGCCTCGACCTGGTGGTCAACCTGGACCCGCCCGCCGACCACAAGGACTACCTGCACCGCGGCGGGCGCACCGCCCGGGCCGGCGAGTCCGGCACCGTCGTCACCCTGGTCCTGCCCAACCAGCGCCGCGAGATGGCCCGGATGATGACCACCGCGGCCATCACCCCCGTCACCACCGAGGTCAGCGCCGGCGACGAGGAGCTCAGCCGGATCACCGGCGCCCGCGTCCCCACCGGCATCCCCACCGTGATCGCCGCTCCCGTGGTCGAACGGCCCCGCCGCGGCCCCGCCGCCGGCCGCAGCCGCCGGGCCCGGCGCAACCGGCGGGCCGGCGAGACCCGCACGGCCGTGGGCGGCGGCACCCGGGGTTCCGCCGACCGCCGGCCGGCCCGGCAGGTCGACCTCGCCGCGTAG
- a CDS encoding MBL fold metallo-hydrolase: protein MRIHHLNCGSLRGVEHEGEQLPAVCHCLLLETDRDGLVLVDTGLGTADVADPDRTLGPDFRGRARPVLDLAETALHQVRALGHDPRDVRHVLLTHLDLDHAGGLPDFPAAEVHLLEAERRAALGSPGPHPEDRIRYRPAHWAHRPAWTVHRQADGEPWFGFDTVRPLPRLAADLAIVPLGGHSAGHAGVAVRDPGADRWLLHCGDAYYFHREIDPDRPEGHPGMDVLQQLTEVDRPLRLGNHARLRELVRRHGGEVVPFSAHDPWEYARLAGGSTVGG, encoded by the coding sequence ATGCGAATCCACCACCTCAACTGCGGTTCACTGCGCGGCGTCGAGCACGAGGGCGAACAGCTCCCGGCGGTCTGCCACTGCCTGCTCCTGGAGACCGACCGGGACGGCCTGGTCCTGGTCGACACCGGACTCGGCACCGCCGACGTCGCCGACCCCGACCGGACCCTGGGCCCCGACTTCCGCGGGCGCGCCCGGCCCGTGCTCGACCTCGCGGAGACGGCGCTGCACCAGGTCCGGGCGCTCGGCCACGATCCGCGCGACGTCCGGCACGTCCTGCTCACCCACCTCGACCTCGACCACGCCGGCGGGCTGCCGGACTTCCCCGCCGCCGAGGTCCACCTGCTGGAGGCGGAGCGGCGCGCCGCGCTCGGCTCCCCCGGGCCGCACCCCGAGGACCGGATTCGCTACCGCCCCGCCCACTGGGCGCACCGGCCCGCCTGGACGGTGCACCGGCAGGCCGACGGGGAGCCCTGGTTCGGCTTCGACACCGTCCGCCCGCTGCCGCGGCTCGCCGCGGACCTGGCGATCGTCCCGCTCGGCGGGCACAGCGCCGGACACGCCGGGGTCGCGGTCCGCGACCCCGGCGCCGACCGCTGGCTGCTGCACTGCGGCGACGCCTACTACTTCCACCGGGAGATCGACCCGGACCGGCCCGAGGGCCACCCCGGCATGGACGTGCTGCAGCAGCTCACCGAGGTCGACCGGCCGCTGCGGCTGGGCAACCACGCCCGGCTGCGCGAGCTGGTCCGCCGGCACGGCGGAGAGGTGGTGCCCTTCAGCGCCCACGATCCGTGGGAGTACGCCCGGCTGGCGGGCGGGTCGACGGTGGGCGGGTAG
- a CDS encoding nucleotidyltransferase family protein codes for MKNRTSTTDTTGWYTSTLRSMPADTVALVLAGGKGTRLRTGTDPELATIPKVLVPITSPHHRAPVPMLDHALVELATAGFRRAALLTGCAPEARADDVERYAVRAFAARLQLIAHREPYPLGTAGAVYAALAHLNAPAAVVLPADTLFPCPLLPAAVTDHLAAGAPVTWTVTTAPGPDAQNPGRIFLGPDLRTVAHALEGVDAVLPSASRTGLARATSTGAVIITPDVYREEFRQYAARLPQPGPCDLYRQFMPWLLSQGRTVGAFDIREAAPDLGTPDRLAAFGRTA; via the coding sequence GTGAAGAACCGGACCAGCACCACCGACACCACCGGCTGGTACACCAGCACCCTTCGATCGATGCCCGCCGACACCGTCGCCCTCGTCCTGGCCGGCGGCAAGGGCACCCGGCTGCGCACCGGCACCGACCCGGAACTGGCCACCATCCCGAAGGTGCTGGTGCCCATCACCAGCCCCCACCACCGGGCCCCCGTGCCCATGCTCGACCACGCCCTGGTCGAGCTCGCCACCGCCGGATTCCGCCGCGCCGCCCTGCTCACCGGCTGCGCCCCCGAGGCCCGCGCCGACGACGTCGAGCGCTACGCCGTGCGCGCCTTCGCCGCCCGGCTCCAGCTGATCGCCCACCGCGAGCCCTACCCGCTGGGCACCGCCGGCGCCGTCTACGCCGCGCTCGCCCACCTCAACGCCCCGGCCGCCGTCGTCCTCCCGGCCGACACCCTCTTCCCATGCCCGCTGCTGCCGGCCGCCGTCACCGACCACCTCGCCGCCGGCGCCCCCGTCACCTGGACGGTCACCACCGCGCCCGGCCCCGACGCCCAGAACCCGGGGCGGATCTTCCTCGGCCCCGACCTGCGCACCGTCGCCCACGCGCTGGAGGGCGTCGACGCCGTCCTGCCGTCGGCCAGCCGTACCGGCCTGGCGCGGGCCACCAGCACCGGCGCCGTCATCATCACCCCGGACGTCTACCGGGAGGAGTTCCGCCAGTACGCGGCCCGTCTCCCCCAGCCCGGCCCCTGCGACCTGTACCGGCAGTTCATGCCCTGGCTGCTCAGCCAGGGGCGCACCGTCGGCGCCTTCGACATCCGCGAGGCCGCGCCCGACCTCGGCACCCCCGACCGCCTGGCCGCCTTCGGCCGCACCGCGTAG